One Vigna unguiculata cultivar IT97K-499-35 chromosome 7, ASM411807v1, whole genome shotgun sequence genomic region harbors:
- the LOC114190246 gene encoding putative methyltransferase C9orf114 homolog, with the protein MAKKNKKQTTDTEVEAELNGNNGDNDDSRNKKKLKKNSKRKKIPTVSMAVPASIIDNVPTLELATRLAGQIARAATIFRINEVVVFDNKSNLENDSVLDNLDDESGAAFLMRILQYLETPQYLRKALFPMHNSLRFVGLLPPLDAPHHLRKHEWGPYREGVTVKERDSNSGATLVDVGLVKNAIVDQILEPGKRVTVAMGTNRNLDSDLPRQVVSSSKPSEEGAYWGYRVRYAHNISSVFKDCSYKGGYDFIIGTSEHGQIIKSSDLEIPSFRHLLIAFGGLAGLEESIEEDDNLKGKNAQDIFNLYLNTCPHQGSRTIRTEEAIFISLQYFQEPINRVLEG; encoded by the exons ATggcgaagaagaacaagaagcAGACAACAGACACCGAGGTGGAAGCAGAGCTCAACGGCAACAATGGCGACAACGATGATTCTCGCAATAAGAAGAAGCTCAAGAAAAATAGTAAGAGGAAGAAAATACCCACAGTTAGCATGGCCGTGCCTGCTTCCATCATTGACAACGTTCCAACTCTCGAGCTCGCTACGCGG TTGGCTGGTCAAATCGCTCGTGCCGCAACCATTTTCCGAATCAACGAG GTGGTTGTGTTTGACAATAAAAGTAACCTAGAAAATGATTCCGTGCTGGATAATTTGGATGATGAAAGTGGTGCTGCTTTTCTGATGCGAATCCTGCAGTACCTTGAGACACCTCAGTATTTGAGGAAGGCTCTCTTTCCAATGCATAACAGCCTAAGATTTGTG GGCCTGTTGCCACCCCTTGATGCTCCACACCATTTGCGCAAACACGAGTGGGGTCCGTATCGAGAAG GTGTTACTGTAAAAGAAAGAGACTCAAACTCCGGGGCAACACTAGTTGATGTTGGGCTAGTGAAG AATGCTATTGTTGACCAAATACTTGAACCAGGAAAAAGAGTAACTGTTGCCATGGGTACCAATCGCAATTTGGATTCTG ATTTACCACGCCAGGTTGTCTCGTCATCTAAGCCTAGTGAAGAAGGGGCATATTGGGGATATCGAGTACGATATGCACATAATATTAGCTCAGTATTTAAGGATTGTTCATACAAG GGTggttatgattttataattggTACCTCTGAGCACGGTCAGATTATTAAGTCATCTGATCTTGAAATTCCTTCTTTCAG ACATTTGTTGATTGCCTTTGGTGGATTGGCTGGGTTGGAAGAAAGTATTGAAGAAGATGATAACTTAAAG GGAAAAAATGCACAGgatatattcaatttatatttgaatacgTGTCCTCATCAGGGGAGCCGAACAATTCGAACAGAG GAAGCTATTTTTATCTCTCTTCAGTACTTCCAAGAACCAATCAACCGAGTACTTGAGGGTTGA
- the LOC114190341 gene encoding protein FANTASTIC FOUR 3-like yields MAAIVCHGLQSHSQLAESIALKLRLPASKPNPPQFFKSSFWDSNSNSNSTFKPHTEENNNSTPRTPSNPTSSWTFLEALSNVSKQPSQEQTTYVHPHQKRSSLTLSPRSLQLCTENLGNESGSDSDESSIDMLSAVSTISGTREQTQEGQTRQLSTARKAKAQNFPPPLTTIRGSEPLRVRPHRENGRLVIEVTKVPPSPLCFKAERSHGRLRLCFLTNPTPSFDPEEEDDAEENEVLTNEKELENEIIGRVKDTEEEEDEETEEEETGDEKEEEDEEEENLGEECAACGCVESDVIVEKYERLRRCREGGDHENNELLNWSDSLCVVTS; encoded by the coding sequence ATGGCTGCAATTGTGTGCCACGGATTGCAGTCACACTCCCAACTCGCTGAGTCAATAGCACTCAAACTCAGACTCCCTGCCTCAAAACCAAACCCTCCTCAATTCTTCAAATCCTCTTTCTGGGATTCAAATTCAAACTCAAACTCAACCTTCAAACCCCACACCGAAGAGAACAACAACTCCACCCCACGCACACCTTCTAACCCCACCTCCTCTTGGACCTTCCTCGAAGCACTCTCCAACGTCTCAAAACAACCATCGCAGGAGCAAACCACCTACGTCCACCCTCACCAGAAACGCTCCTCGCTCACCCTCAGCCCACGGAGCCTCCAACTCTGCACCGAAAACCTCGGAAACGAAAGCGGCAGTGACAGCGATGAGAGCAGCATTGACATGCTCTCTGCGGTGAGCACGATTTCGGGGACAAGGGAACAGACCCAAGAGGGGCAAACTCGTCAACTTTCGACAGCCAGGAAAGCGAAAGCGCAGAATTTTCCGCCCCCTTTGACGACGATAAGAGGATCGGAGCCTCTTCGCGTGAGACCCCACCGTGAAAACGGCAGGCTGGTGATTGAGGTCACCAAGGTCCCACCGAGTCCCTTGTGCTTTAAAGCTGAAAGAAGCCATGGCCGACTTCGCCTCTGCTTTTTGACAAACCCCACTCCAAGTTTTGACCCGGAAGAAGAAGATGACGCAGAAGAAAACGAAGTGTTAACCAATGAAAAAGAATTGGAAAACGAAATCATTGGACGAGTAAAAGACaccgaagaagaagaagacgaggaaacagaggaagaagaaaccggggatgaaaaagaagaagaagacgaggAGGAGGAGAATTTGGGAGAGGAATGTGCTGCATGTGGGTGTGTGGAGAGTGATGTTATTGTAGAAAAGTACGAAAGGCTGAGAAGATGCAGAGAAGGTGGTGACCACGAGAACAATGAATTGTTAAATTGGAGTGACTCACTTTGTGTGGTTACTTCCTAA